A window of the Streptomyces luomodiensis genome harbors these coding sequences:
- the hemB gene encoding porphobilinogen synthase: MTTTYGSFPGARPRRLRTTPAMRRMVAETRLHPADLILPAFLREDITKPVPLEAMPGVVQHTRHSLRKAAAEAVEAGVGGIMLYGVPEESKKDATGTAGTDPDGILQVAIRDVRYEVGDDLVIMSDLCLDEYTDHGHCGVLDAEGRVDNDATLERYAEMARVQADAGVHTVGPSGMMDGQVRVIREALDAAGHQDVSMLAYTAKYASAFYGPFREAVGSSLKGDRKTYQQDPANVRESLRELELDLAEGADMVMVKPGLPYLDILRQIADAVDVPVAAYQVSGEYAMVEAAAARGWIDRDRAIMESLTSLRRAGAGMILTYWATEVAQRLNRGE, encoded by the coding sequence TTGACCACCACGTACGGCAGCTTCCCCGGCGCACGGCCGCGCCGGCTGCGCACCACGCCCGCGATGCGGCGCATGGTCGCGGAGACCCGGCTGCATCCGGCGGACCTGATCCTGCCGGCCTTCCTGCGGGAGGACATCACCAAGCCGGTGCCGCTGGAGGCGATGCCGGGCGTCGTGCAGCACACCCGGCACAGCCTGCGGAAGGCGGCGGCCGAGGCGGTCGAGGCGGGCGTCGGCGGGATCATGCTCTACGGCGTCCCGGAGGAGTCCAAGAAGGACGCCACCGGCACGGCGGGCACCGACCCGGACGGCATTCTCCAGGTGGCCATCCGGGACGTGCGGTACGAGGTCGGCGACGATCTGGTGATCATGTCCGACCTGTGCCTGGACGAGTACACCGACCACGGCCACTGCGGGGTGCTGGACGCCGAGGGCCGGGTGGACAACGACGCCACGCTGGAGCGGTACGCCGAGATGGCCCGCGTCCAGGCCGACGCGGGCGTCCACACGGTGGGCCCCAGCGGGATGATGGACGGCCAGGTCCGGGTGATCCGCGAGGCGCTGGACGCCGCCGGGCACCAGGACGTGTCGATGCTCGCCTACACCGCGAAGTACGCCTCCGCCTTCTACGGCCCGTTCCGCGAGGCGGTGGGCTCGTCCCTCAAGGGCGACCGCAAGACGTACCAGCAGGACCCGGCCAACGTCCGGGAGTCCCTGCGCGAGCTGGAGCTGGACCTGGCCGAGGGCGCGGACATGGTCATGGTGAAGCCGGGCCTGCCGTACCTGGACATCCTGCGCCAGATCGCCGACGCCGTGGACGTGCCGGTGGCGGCGTACCAGGTCTCCGGCGAGTACGCGATGGTCGAGGCGGCCGCGGCCAGGGGCTGGATCGACCGCGACCGCGCGATCATGGAGTCGCTGACCTCCCTGCGGCGCGCGGGCGCGGGGATGATCCTCACGTACTGGGCGACGGAGGTCGCGCAGCGGCTGAACCGGGGGGAGTAG
- a CDS encoding sodium:solute symporter family protein: MTGTLNLGAVDWFLLAVYFGAIIAIGVYTKRAIHTTGDFFLAGRSMPAWITGLAFISANLGALEIIGGAANGAQYGAAAVHFYWLGAIPAMVFLGVVMMPFYYSTRVHSVSEYLRRRFNNQTHLLNSVVFAVAQMLLAGVNLFALALIVKLLIGWPLWLSILLSAVFVLGYITLGGLAGAIYGEVLQFFVILAGLIPIVVIGLHYVGGFSGLKEAVQDPSLLHTWQGTTPGHWTNPLGDWIGLAMGEGFVLAFGYWTTNFAEVQRSLAAKDLNAARRTPLIAAFPKMALPLFTVVPGMIAVAIIPKLGKPGGPTYNDVIPEMMQRFLPNGVLGIALTGLLAAFMAGMAANISGFNTVFTYDIWKPYVVRGRDDRYYLKAGRYATVAGIAVSVAAAFVASEYNNIQNYIQLLFSFFNSPLFATFLLAMFWKRVTPWAGFWGMLSGTAAAAAAHLSAYHIGWFYPGGQVGSHDTINAQMANFYGALFAFVVDVVVTVAVTFVTKPKPVSELAGLVWGLPDPDSPDAHEATVRQPWWKSPVVLGCIILALTAGLSVWLVVAV, from the coding sequence ATGACCGGCACCCTGAACCTCGGAGCCGTCGACTGGTTCCTGCTCGCCGTCTACTTCGGCGCGATCATCGCCATCGGCGTCTACACCAAGCGGGCCATCCACACCACCGGTGACTTCTTCCTCGCCGGGCGCTCGATGCCCGCCTGGATCACCGGCCTGGCCTTCATATCCGCCAACCTCGGCGCCCTGGAGATCATCGGCGGCGCGGCCAACGGCGCCCAGTACGGGGCCGCCGCGGTGCACTTCTACTGGCTGGGCGCCATCCCCGCGATGGTCTTCCTCGGCGTCGTGATGATGCCGTTCTACTACTCGACGCGGGTGCACAGCGTCTCGGAGTATCTGCGCCGCCGCTTCAACAACCAGACGCACCTGCTCAACAGCGTCGTCTTCGCCGTCGCCCAGATGCTCCTCGCGGGCGTCAACCTCTTCGCGCTGGCCCTGATCGTCAAACTGCTGATCGGCTGGCCGCTGTGGCTGTCCATCCTGCTGTCGGCGGTCTTCGTGCTCGGCTACATCACCCTGGGCGGGCTCGCGGGCGCCATCTACGGCGAGGTGCTCCAGTTCTTCGTGATCCTCGCCGGGCTGATCCCGATCGTTGTCATCGGACTGCACTACGTGGGCGGCTTCAGCGGCCTCAAGGAGGCCGTGCAGGACCCCAGCCTGCTGCACACCTGGCAGGGCACCACCCCGGGCCACTGGACCAATCCGCTGGGCGACTGGATCGGCCTCGCGATGGGCGAGGGCTTCGTCCTCGCCTTCGGCTACTGGACCACCAACTTCGCCGAGGTGCAGCGGTCCCTGGCCGCCAAGGACCTCAACGCGGCCCGCCGCACCCCGCTGATCGCGGCCTTCCCCAAGATGGCGCTCCCGCTGTTCACTGTGGTCCCCGGCATGATCGCGGTGGCCATCATCCCCAAGCTGGGCAAGCCCGGCGGGCCCACGTACAACGACGTCATCCCCGAGATGATGCAGCGCTTCCTGCCCAACGGCGTGCTCGGCATCGCGCTCACCGGACTGCTCGCCGCCTTCATGGCGGGCATGGCGGCCAACATCTCCGGCTTCAACACGGTCTTCACCTACGACATCTGGAAGCCGTACGTGGTGCGCGGCCGCGACGACCGCTACTACCTCAAGGCCGGGCGCTACGCCACGGTCGCGGGCATCGCGGTGAGCGTCGCCGCCGCGTTCGTCGCCTCCGAGTACAACAACATCCAGAACTACATCCAGCTGCTGTTCTCGTTCTTCAACTCGCCGCTGTTCGCGACCTTCCTGCTGGCGATGTTCTGGAAGCGGGTCACCCCGTGGGCGGGCTTCTGGGGCATGCTGTCCGGCACCGCCGCGGCGGCCGCGGCCCACCTCTCCGCCTACCACATCGGCTGGTTCTACCCCGGCGGCCAGGTCGGCTCCCACGACACCATCAACGCCCAGATGGCCAACTTCTACGGCGCGCTCTTCGCCTTCGTCGTGGACGTGGTCGTCACCGTCGCGGTCACCTTCGTCACCAAGCCCAAGCCGGTGTCCGAACTGGCCGGCCTGGTCTGGGGCCTGCCCGACCCCGACTCGCCGGACGCCCATGAGGCGACCGTGCGCCAGCCGTGGTGGAAGTCCCCGGTGGTGCTGGGCTGCATCATCCTGGCACTGACGGCGGGCTTGAGCGTCTGGCTGGTGGTGGCCGTATGA
- a CDS encoding nucleoside/nucleotide kinase family protein, protein MTPQQLLERAQRLADAGGRRLLGIAGPPGAGKTTLAEYLVDALGSDRAVLVPMDGFHLADVELRRLGLIGRKGAPETFDPYGYTALLRRLRAPRPEETVYAPGFDRALEQPVAGTIPVPPQVPLVITEGNYLLLDEAPWRPVRELLDESWWVDLDTEERVRRLIDRHERFGKARDEAERFVLTSDEANARLVAPGRAAADFVVRGA, encoded by the coding sequence ATGACTCCCCAGCAACTCCTTGAGCGCGCTCAGCGCCTGGCCGACGCAGGCGGCCGCCGCCTGCTCGGCATCGCCGGACCGCCCGGGGCCGGCAAGACCACCCTGGCCGAGTACCTGGTCGACGCCCTCGGCTCCGACCGGGCCGTCCTGGTGCCGATGGACGGCTTCCACCTCGCCGATGTCGAACTGCGCCGGCTCGGCCTGATCGGCCGCAAGGGCGCACCGGAGACCTTCGACCCGTACGGCTACACCGCGCTGCTGCGGCGGCTGCGGGCGCCGCGCCCCGAGGAGACGGTGTACGCGCCGGGGTTCGACCGCGCACTCGAGCAGCCGGTCGCGGGCACCATCCCGGTACCGCCGCAGGTCCCCCTGGTGATCACCGAGGGGAACTACCTGCTGCTCGACGAGGCCCCCTGGCGCCCGGTCCGCGAGCTGCTGGACGAGAGCTGGTGGGTCGACCTGGACACCGAGGAGCGGGTGCGCCGGCTCATCGACCGCCATGAGCGGTTCGGCAAGGCCCGCGACGAGGCCGAGCGCTTCGTCCTCACCTCCGACGAGGCCAACGCCCGGCTGGTCGCCCCCGGGCGGGCGGCGGCCGACTTCGTGGTCAGGGGCGCCTGA
- a CDS encoding sugar phosphate isomerase/epimerase family protein, protein MNDLGVHALVWTGDWTPEGARTAAARSREAGYDLVEISLHDPEIVDVRATREAFAAHGLGVACSRGLAFDSDVSSDDPETAARGEALLRQALHLTHDLGGHYFGGVLYSALGKYGHPPTAKGREHAVQAVRRLAAEADGLGVTLGLEVVNRYESNLVNTAQQGLELIDEIGAANVLVHLDTYHMNIEEQDFSRPVRACGDRLGYVHIGESNRGYLGSGTVDFPAFFHALADIDYQGPITFESFSSAVVAPGLSHDLAVWRDLWTDGADLAAHARSYIADQLKAARATV, encoded by the coding sequence ATGAACGACCTCGGAGTGCACGCACTCGTGTGGACCGGCGACTGGACCCCCGAGGGCGCCCGGACCGCGGCCGCCCGCAGCCGCGAGGCCGGGTACGACCTGGTCGAGATCTCCCTCCACGACCCCGAGATCGTCGATGTCCGGGCCACCCGCGAGGCGTTCGCCGCACACGGACTCGGCGTCGCCTGCTCCCGCGGCCTCGCCTTCGACTCCGACGTCTCCTCCGACGACCCGGAGACCGCCGCCCGCGGCGAGGCGCTGCTGCGCCAGGCCCTGCACCTCACCCATGACCTCGGCGGCCACTACTTCGGCGGGGTGCTCTACAGCGCGCTCGGCAAGTACGGCCACCCGCCGACCGCCAAGGGCCGCGAGCACGCCGTCCAGGCCGTGCGCAGGCTGGCCGCCGAGGCCGACGGGCTCGGGGTGACCCTCGGCCTGGAGGTCGTCAACCGCTACGAGTCCAACCTGGTCAACACCGCCCAGCAGGGCCTGGAGCTGATCGACGAGATCGGCGCCGCCAATGTGCTGGTCCACCTGGACACGTACCACATGAACATCGAGGAGCAGGACTTCTCCCGCCCGGTCCGGGCCTGCGGCGACCGCCTGGGCTACGTCCACATCGGCGAGTCCAACCGCGGCTACCTCGGCTCCGGCACCGTGGACTTCCCCGCCTTCTTCCACGCTCTCGCGGACATCGACTACCAGGGCCCGATCACCTTCGAGTCCTTCTCCTCCGCCGTCGTCGCCCCCGGCCTCTCCCACGACCTCGCCGTCTGGCGCGACCTGTGGACCGACGGCGCCGACCTCGCCGCCCACGCCCGCTCGTACATCGCCGACCAGCTCAAGGCCGCCCGCGCGACGGTCTGA
- a CDS encoding ROK family transcriptional regulator: MTEAVSAGQPPQAHPTGPGAVLALIRGGRATTRAQLMAATGLSRSTMATRLEALTEAGYLEISGAADSTGGRPAGSFRLRPDSGVLLVADIGGSHVHTALADMACDVLAAHRRDLDVAEGPEVVLGQVAADFQRLLKEAGESADRVRGIGVGVPGPVESGTGRVVSPPIMTGWDGYTVPDFFRETYDCLVLADKDTNLMALGEHRVNWPDVEHLLFVKAGTGIGSGLVLGGRLHHGSQGAAGDIGHIPAPGLDETSPDAPLCRCGNSGCLEALTGGWALVRDLTAAGHEVATTDDVVNLVRSGNGDAVRLLRHAGRLLGQGVADAVSLLNPSILVVGGGLAHAQEHLIAGIREVTYRRSLPLATRDLRVVLSPLATRAGVTGAAHMVADALFDPAAVDSQLR; this comes from the coding sequence GTGACGGAGGCGGTCTCGGCAGGTCAGCCACCCCAGGCGCATCCCACGGGCCCGGGGGCGGTGCTGGCGCTCATCCGCGGCGGCCGGGCCACCACCCGCGCCCAGCTGATGGCGGCCACCGGACTCTCCCGGTCCACCATGGCCACCCGGCTGGAGGCGCTCACCGAGGCGGGCTATCTGGAGATCTCCGGCGCGGCCGACTCCACCGGCGGCCGCCCCGCCGGCTCCTTCCGGCTGCGCCCCGACTCGGGGGTGCTGCTGGTCGCCGACATCGGCGGCAGCCATGTGCACACCGCGCTCGCCGACATGGCCTGTGACGTCCTCGCCGCGCACCGCCGCGACCTCGATGTGGCCGAGGGCCCGGAGGTGGTGCTCGGTCAGGTGGCCGCCGACTTCCAGCGGCTGCTGAAGGAGGCGGGCGAGTCCGCCGACCGGGTGCGCGGGATCGGCGTCGGGGTGCCGGGCCCGGTCGAGTCGGGCACCGGCCGGGTGGTCAGCCCGCCCATCATGACCGGCTGGGACGGCTATACGGTGCCGGACTTCTTCCGCGAGACCTACGACTGCCTGGTGCTGGCCGACAAGGACACCAATCTGATGGCGCTGGGCGAGCACCGGGTCAACTGGCCCGATGTCGAGCACCTGCTCTTCGTCAAGGCGGGCACCGGTATCGGCTCCGGCCTGGTCCTCGGCGGACGGCTCCACCACGGCTCCCAGGGCGCGGCCGGTGACATCGGCCACATCCCCGCCCCCGGCCTCGACGAGACCTCCCCGGACGCGCCCCTGTGCCGCTGCGGCAACTCCGGCTGCCTGGAGGCGCTGACCGGCGGCTGGGCGCTGGTGCGCGACCTCACCGCCGCCGGGCACGAGGTGGCCACCACCGACGACGTGGTGAATCTGGTCCGCTCCGGCAACGGCGACGCCGTACGGCTGCTGCGCCACGCCGGGCGCCTGCTCGGCCAGGGCGTCGCCGACGCGGTCAGCCTGCTCAACCCCTCGATCCTGGTGGTCGGCGGAGGGCTCGCGCACGCCCAGGAGCATCTGATCGCCGGTATCCGGGAGGTCACGTACCGCCGTTCGCTGCCCCTGGCCACCCGGGATCTGCGGGTCGTCCTCTCCCCGCTGGCCACCCGCGCGGGTGTCACGGGCGCGGCCCATATGGTCGCCGACGCCCTCTTCGACCCGGCGGCGGTGGACTCCCAGCTGCGGTGA
- a CDS encoding D-alanyl-D-alanine carboxypeptidase family protein encodes MKGLRRVSAVAITAGAVLTAGAFTASAQAATTATPTITAKGGFVMNNGTGKSLFTKAADTRRSTGSTTKIMTARVVLAQPNLNLDAKVTVQKAYSDYIVDNNWASSAKLIVGDKVTVRQLLYGLMLPSGCDAAYALADKFGTGSTRAARVKSFIGKMNTTAKSLGLTNTHFDSFDGIGHGANYSTPRDLTKLASSAMKYSTFRTVVKTKSTKQKVTTKNGGYRYMSWTNTNPLLSGYSGTIGVKTGSGPEAKYCLVFAATRNGKTVIGTVLASSSVDNRTADAKKLLNYGFSK; translated from the coding sequence ATGAAGGGTCTACGTCGCGTATCCGCGGTCGCGATCACCGCTGGAGCCGTGCTGACGGCGGGGGCGTTCACCGCCTCCGCGCAGGCCGCGACGACCGCTACTCCCACGATCACCGCCAAGGGCGGGTTCGTGATGAACAACGGCACCGGAAAGAGCCTGTTCACCAAGGCCGCGGACACCCGCCGTTCCACCGGCTCCACCACCAAGATCATGACCGCTCGGGTGGTGCTCGCGCAGCCGAACCTCAACCTGGACGCCAAGGTCACGGTCCAGAAGGCATACAGCGACTACATCGTCGACAACAACTGGGCCTCCTCGGCCAAGCTGATCGTCGGCGACAAGGTCACCGTCCGCCAGCTGCTCTACGGGCTGATGCTGCCGTCCGGCTGTGACGCGGCGTACGCCCTGGCGGACAAGTTCGGCACCGGCTCCACCCGGGCCGCGCGGGTGAAGTCGTTCATCGGCAAGATGAACACCACCGCCAAGTCGCTCGGGCTGACGAACACCCACTTCGACTCGTTCGACGGCATCGGGCACGGCGCGAACTACTCGACGCCGCGCGATCTGACCAAGCTCGCGAGCAGCGCGATGAAGTACTCCACGTTCCGCACGGTCGTGAAGACGAAGTCGACGAAGCAGAAGGTGACCACGAAGAACGGCGGCTACCGCTACATGTCGTGGACCAACACCAACCCCCTGCTGAGCGGCTACTCGGGCACCATCGGCGTCAAGACCGGCTCGGGCCCGGAGGCCAAGTACTGCCTGGTCTTCGCCGCCACCCGGAACGGCAAGACGGTCATCGGCACGGTCCTCGCCTCCTCCTCGGTGGACAACCGCACGGCGGACGCGAAGAAGCTGCTGAACTACGGCTTCAGCAAGTAG
- a CDS encoding AMIN-like domain-containing (lipo)protein: MRRWGTALAATVLAGGALAATAGTAGAVTPATSTATATAAACATGWGSGEKTVEPAGHAPLADIRTGRHACFDRIVFDVPGATAADRVGYRVGYVDTLHQDGSGEEIPVDGAAILEIRVAAPSYDPGSGAESYPGRAREPLPGVDVTGYQTFRDTRFGASFEGETQIGLGVRARLPFRVFQTDGHVVVDVAHSWNAVSGTR, from the coding sequence ATGCGACGGTGGGGAACCGCACTCGCGGCGACGGTGCTCGCGGGCGGCGCGCTGGCGGCGACGGCGGGGACGGCGGGGGCCGTCACACCGGCCACGTCCACCGCCACGGCCACGGCGGCGGCCTGTGCGACCGGCTGGGGCAGCGGCGAGAAGACGGTCGAGCCGGCCGGCCACGCACCGCTGGCGGACATCAGGACCGGCCGGCACGCGTGCTTCGACCGCATCGTGTTCGACGTGCCGGGCGCCACGGCCGCCGATCGCGTCGGATACCGCGTGGGATACGTGGACACCCTGCACCAGGACGGCTCGGGCGAGGAGATCCCGGTCGACGGCGCGGCGATCCTGGAGATCCGCGTGGCCGCGCCGAGCTATGACCCGGGAAGCGGTGCGGAGTCGTACCCGGGGCGGGCCCGCGAGCCGCTGCCGGGGGTGGACGTCACCGGCTACCAGACCTTCCGGGACACCCGCTTCGGTGCCAGCTTCGAGGGCGAGACCCAGATCGGCCTCGGGGTGCGCGCACGGCTGCCGTTCCGGGTCTTCCAGACGGACGGGCATGTCGTGGTGGACGTGGCGCACTCCTGGAACGCGGTGAGTGGAACGCGGTGA
- a CDS encoding alpha/beta hydrolase: MRLTTGRTAALAIATAATASLLGTASAAGATPGPPTDPTAATLSWGACEGTGLDPRQECATLKVPLDYRDPGGKRISLAVSRIPSERPGARRGTLLLIPGGPGSPGLDRPTTYGKRLPRSVRDAYDIVSFDPRGLGQSTHAGCDLDPADLSLLASRPWPAPGGDITQNVTTGRRIADTCARNGGELLRSLSTINEARDIDSIRRALGERKLSAWGVSYGTYVGSVYAQLFPEHTDRWVLDSNDDPDPERVERGWLANYAVGVEDTFPDFAAWASAPDSPVRLADTPDGVRRRVLDLAARLDAKPLPWPGANPPELNGNMLRQSMLSALYSPENFEGLAKLIVDADAGKAPAAAPADPTQDVAAVSLATICNDVEWPTSLSRYTRDVAASRKSHPLTAGMPVNVTPCAFWHDAPRDKPVRITDRGPSNVLLVQNTRDVATPYSGALNLRRAFGDRARMVSVDAMGHGAAYAVNNGSACADRRVTDFLLTGARPKHDVLCR, translated from the coding sequence ATGAGACTGACGACCGGCAGAACCGCCGCTCTGGCCATCGCCACCGCCGCCACCGCCTCCCTCCTCGGCACCGCCTCCGCCGCGGGCGCGACCCCGGGACCGCCGACCGACCCGACCGCCGCCACGCTCAGCTGGGGGGCCTGTGAGGGGACCGGACTCGACCCCCGGCAGGAGTGCGCCACGCTGAAGGTGCCGCTGGACTACCGCGACCCCGGCGGCAAGCGGATCTCCCTCGCCGTCTCCCGCATCCCCAGCGAGCGGCCGGGGGCCCGCCGGGGCACGCTGCTGCTGATCCCGGGCGGCCCGGGGTCGCCCGGCCTGGACCGGCCCACCACGTACGGCAAGCGGCTGCCGCGGTCGGTGCGGGATGCGTACGACATCGTCAGCTTCGACCCGCGCGGCCTGGGGCAGTCCACGCACGCCGGATGCGATCTGGACCCCGCCGATCTGTCGTTGCTCGCCTCCCGCCCCTGGCCCGCCCCCGGCGGGGACATCACCCAGAACGTCACCACCGGCCGCCGCATCGCCGACACCTGCGCCCGCAACGGCGGTGAGCTGCTGCGCAGCCTCAGCACCATCAACGAGGCGCGGGACATCGACAGCATCCGCCGGGCGCTCGGCGAGCGGAAGCTGTCCGCGTGGGGGGTCTCCTACGGGACGTACGTGGGCTCCGTCTACGCGCAGCTGTTCCCCGAGCACACCGACCGCTGGGTGCTGGACAGCAACGACGATCCGGACCCGGAGCGGGTGGAGCGCGGCTGGCTCGCGAACTACGCCGTCGGCGTCGAGGACACCTTCCCCGACTTCGCCGCCTGGGCCTCCGCCCCCGACAGCCCCGTCCGGCTCGCCGACACCCCCGACGGGGTGCGCCGCCGGGTCCTGGACCTCGCCGCCCGGCTGGACGCGAAGCCGCTGCCGTGGCCCGGCGCCAACCCGCCCGAGCTGAACGGCAATATGCTCCGCCAGAGCATGCTGAGCGCCCTGTACTCCCCGGAGAACTTCGAGGGCCTGGCCAAGCTGATCGTCGACGCGGACGCCGGCAAGGCGCCCGCCGCGGCACCGGCCGACCCCACCCAGGACGTGGCGGCCGTGTCCCTGGCGACCATCTGCAACGACGTGGAATGGCCCACGTCCCTGTCCCGGTACACGCGGGATGTCGCCGCCAGCCGCAAGAGCCACCCGCTGACCGCCGGCATGCCGGTGAACGTCACCCCCTGCGCGTTCTGGCACGACGCTCCGCGGGACAAGCCGGTGCGGATCACCGATCGGGGCCCGTCGAACGTTCTGCTGGTGCAGAACACCCGCGATGTGGCCACCCCGTACAGCGGGGCGCTCAACCTGCGGCGCGCCTTCGGCGACCGGGCCCGGATGGTCAGCGTGGACGCGATGGGGCACGGCGCGGCCTATGCGGTGAACAACGGCAGCGCCTGCGCGGACCGGCGGGTGACGGACTTCCTGCTGACCGGTGCGCGGCCCAAGCACGATGTGCTGTGCCGCTGA
- the argS gene encoding arginine--tRNA ligase — protein MASVPSLAASVHQRLADALSAALPEAGSADPLLRRSDRADFQANGMLALAKKLKGNPRELASKVVAHLPVAATSADPDPVIADIEVSGPGFLNITIADSAITATLAARAADDRLGVPYAQAPGTTVIDYAQPNVAKEMHVGHLRSAVIGDAVVRILEFAGEKVIRRHHIGDWGTQFGMLIQYLIEHPHELDHKDAASGEEAMSNLNRLYKAARALFDSDPDFKERSRRRVVDLQAGDEETIALWRKFVDESKIYFYSVFDKLDIEIHDPDVVGESGYNDMLAETCRLLEESGVAVRSEGALCVFFDDIKGPEGNPVPLIVQKSDGGFGYAATDLSAIRDRVGNLEADTLLYVVDARQSLHFKMVFETARRIGWLNDRVHAVQLAFGTVLGKDGKPFKTRAGETVRLEDLLDEATERAAAVVREKSEKLGLTEEEILERGAQVGIGAVKYADLSTSASRDYKFDLDQMVSLNGDTSVYLQYAYARIQSILRRAGEDQRPLAHPELPLAPAERALGLHLDQFGETLREVAAGFEPHKLAGYLYQLASLYTTFYDQCPVLKAEGGPAQVENRLFLCDITARTLRQGMTLLGIRTPERL, from the coding sequence ATGGCTTCGGTCCCCTCTCTCGCCGCTTCGGTCCACCAGCGCCTCGCGGACGCCCTCTCGGCCGCCCTGCCGGAGGCCGGCTCCGCGGACCCGCTGCTGCGACGAAGCGACCGGGCCGATTTCCAGGCCAACGGGATGCTGGCGCTGGCCAAGAAGCTCAAGGGAAACCCCCGCGAGCTGGCCTCGAAGGTGGTGGCGCACCTGCCGGTCGCCGCCACCTCGGCCGACCCCGATCCGGTGATCGCGGACATCGAGGTCTCCGGCCCCGGCTTCCTCAACATCACGATCGCCGACTCCGCGATCACCGCGACCCTCGCCGCTCGCGCCGCCGACGACCGCCTCGGCGTGCCGTACGCGCAGGCGCCCGGCACCACGGTGATCGACTACGCCCAGCCGAACGTGGCCAAGGAGATGCACGTCGGCCATCTGCGCTCGGCGGTGATCGGCGACGCGGTGGTGCGGATCCTGGAGTTCGCGGGCGAGAAGGTGATCCGCCGCCACCACATCGGCGACTGGGGCACCCAGTTCGGGATGCTCATCCAGTATCTGATCGAGCACCCGCATGAGCTGGACCACAAGGACGCCGCCTCCGGTGAGGAGGCCATGTCCAATCTGAACCGGCTCTACAAGGCGGCGCGGGCGCTCTTCGACTCCGACCCGGATTTCAAGGAGCGGTCCCGGCGGCGGGTGGTGGACCTCCAGGCGGGCGACGAGGAGACCATCGCCCTGTGGCGGAAGTTCGTGGACGAGTCGAAGATCTACTTCTACTCGGTCTTCGACAAGCTCGACATCGAGATCCACGACCCCGACGTGGTCGGCGAGTCGGGTTACAACGACATGCTGGCCGAGACCTGCCGGCTGCTGGAGGAGTCCGGCGTCGCCGTCCGCTCCGAGGGCGCCCTGTGCGTCTTCTTCGACGACATCAAGGGCCCCGAGGGCAACCCGGTGCCGCTGATCGTCCAGAAGTCCGACGGCGGCTTCGGCTATGCCGCCACCGACCTGTCCGCGATCCGCGACCGGGTGGGAAACCTGGAGGCCGACACCCTGCTGTATGTCGTGGACGCCCGGCAGTCGCTGCACTTCAAGATGGTCTTCGAGACCGCCCGCCGGATCGGCTGGCTCAATGACCGGGTGCACGCCGTACAGCTCGCCTTCGGCACGGTCCTGGGCAAGGACGGCAAGCCGTTCAAGACCCGCGCGGGCGAGACGGTGCGGCTGGAGGACCTGCTGGACGAGGCGACCGAGCGGGCGGCGGCCGTGGTCCGGGAGAAGAGCGAGAAGCTCGGCCTCACCGAGGAGGAGATCCTCGAGCGCGGCGCCCAGGTGGGCATCGGCGCGGTGAAGTACGCGGACCTGTCCACCTCCGCGTCGCGTGACTACAAGTTCGACCTCGACCAGATGGTCTCGCTCAACGGCGACACCTCGGTCTACCTCCAGTACGCGTACGCCCGGATCCAGTCGATCCTGCGCCGCGCCGGGGAGGACCAGCGGCCGCTGGCCCACCCCGAGCTGCCGCTGGCCCCGGCCGAGCGGGCGCTGGGCCTGCACCTCGACCAGTTCGGGGAGACGCTGCGGGAAGTGGCCGCGGGGTTCGAGCCGCACAAGCTGGCCGGGTATCTGTACCAGCTGGCCTCGCTCTACACGACCTTCTACGACCAGTGCCCGGTCCTGAAGGCGGAGGGCGGCCCGGCCCAGGTGGAGAACCGCCTCTTCCTGTGCGACATCACGGCGCGGACGCTGCGGCAGGGCATGACCCTGCTGGGCATCCGCACCCCCGAGCGCCTCTGA